In a genomic window of Quercus lobata isolate SW786 chromosome 4, ValleyOak3.0 Primary Assembly, whole genome shotgun sequence:
- the LOC115986671 gene encoding anthocyanidin 3-O-glucosyltransferase 2-like isoform X1 gives MKRAELVFIPAPGIGHLVSKILFAKQLLDQDNRFSITVLIIKRAYGTNMDAYIHSLVASESRIKLIHLPQVDPPPQELYLRSVEKYIADLIESHKTHVKEAIINQVLPNSSSIPLAGLVVDMFCTAMIDVAHELGVPSYVFFTSSAAFLGFMFYLPKRYDQLGTEFGESDHESDIPSYVNPVPTSVLPSFVFNKEGGHACMVNHGRKFKEAKGIIVNTFLELESHAISSVLDHEIPPVYTLGPLIKLKSQTDFSLGVINQAQHEKIMKWLDDQPQSSVVFLCFGSMGSFGASQLKEIALGLEQSGHRFLWSIRCASSDDKFAAPKDCMNLEDVLPQGFLGRTSEIGMICGWAPQVEVLAHKATGAFVSHCGWNSTLESLWYGVPIATWPIYAEQQINAFEMVRDLGLAVELRLDYRVGGEVVMAEEIKKAVECVMQGDSEVRKRVKEISEKSRKAVMNGGSSSASLGRLIEDISRNMVLEEK, from the coding sequence ATGAAGAGAGCAGAGCTTGTGTTCATCCCTGCTCCGGGAATAGGTCACCTTGTTTCCAAAATATTGTTTGCAAAACAATTACTTGACCAAGATAACCGTTTCTCAATCACTGTTCTTATTATAAAGCGAGCCTATGGAACCAACATGGATGCATACATTCACTCACTTGTTGCCTCAGAGAGCCGTATAAAGCTTATACATCTTCCTCAGGTAGACCCTCCTCCTCAAGAGCTTTACCTAAGGTCTGTTGAAAAATATATTGCTGATTTAATAGAAAGCCACAAAACCCATGTCAAAGAAGCTATCATCAACCAAGTGTTACCCAATTCAAGTTCAATTCCACTTGCTGGGTTGGTGGTTGATATGTTTTGTACAGCCATGATTGATGTAGCACATGAACTTGGTGTACCATCTTATGTGTTCTTTACTTCTAGTGCAGCCTTTCTTGGCTTCATGTTCTACCTTCCAAAACGGTATGACCAACTGGGCACTGAGTTTGGAGAATCAGATCATGAATCAGACATACCGAGTTATGTGAACCCGGTTcctacaagtgtcttgccttcaTTTGTGTTCAATAAGGAAGGTGGGCACGCTTGCATGGTAAACCATGGAAGAAAGTTTAAGGAGGCAAAGGGTATTAttgtcaatacgtttttggagCTCGAATCCCACGCGATAAGCTCAGTTTTAGACCATGAAATACCTCCTGTTTACACGCTGGGGCCTTTGATTAAGCTCAAGAGTCAGACTGATTTTAGTCTTGGGGTCATTAATCAAGCTCAACATGAGAAGATCATGAAATGGCTTGATGATCAGCCTCAATCTTCGGTGGTGTTCCTATGTTTTGGAAGCATGGGCAGCTTTGGTGCATCCCAATTGAAAGAGATTGCACTTGGGCTCGAGCAAAGTGGCCACAGGTTCTTATGGTCCATACGTTGTGCATCCTCAGATGATAAGTTTGCAGCACCTAAAGATTGTATGAATCTTGAGGATGTCTTGCCACAAGGTTTTTTGGGAAGGACAAGCGAAATTGGAATGATATGTGGGTGGGCCCCACAAGTGGAGGTCTTGGCCCACAAAGCTACAGGAGCGTTTGTGTCACATTGTGGATGGAACTCAACCTTGGAGAGTTTATGGTATGGTGTACCTATTGCCACATGGCCAATTTATGCAGAACAACAAATTAATGCTTTTGAGATGGTGAGGGATTTGGGGTTAGCCGTGGAGTTGAGATTGGATTATAGAGTTGGTGGTGAGGTTGTGATGGCTGAGGAAATTAAGAAAGCAGTGGAATGTGTGATGCAAGGTGATAGTGAGGTGAGGAAAAGGGTCAAAGAGATTAGTGAAAAGAGTAGGAAGGCAGTGATGAATGGTGGATCTTCATCTGCTTCTCTTGGACGGTTGATTGAGGATATATCCAGAAACATGGTGCTTGAGGAGAAGTGA
- the LOC115986672 gene encoding proline-rich receptor-like protein kinase PERK8 gives MVSRIACMGFSIFMLHISIYTTTLITLSEAKSHAQMLKFHELVKKLKARSSLDVVPPLDSSDAELFGINSPFSIPPFETLAPAPLPEKTPPFYVNAPLTPKPPSSTTPYPIIYIPLPPPPPPSKPNFPIQSPPPSIPESISSPPAYSPVPNPPEYVPSPPSNNPSPPYFGPSPPKLVPSPPIYLPPLVFPPPTVPPPPPRKGSQLAQWCVAKPTVPDPIIQEAMDYACGSGADCKSIQSNGPCYQPDTLLSHASYAFNSYWQNSKIGGGTCDFGGTAILVTVDPSFDECQFTYN, from the exons ATGGTTTCAAGAATAGCTTGTATGGGATTCAGTATTTTTATGCTACACATCTCTATTTACACTACCACACTCATTACTCTAAGTG AGGCAAAAAGTCATGCACAAATGTTGAAATTCCACGAATTGGTGAAGAAGCTAAAAGCACGAAGCAGCTTGGATGTTGTTCCTCCATTGGATTCTTCAGATGCTGAATTATTTGGCATAAACTCTCCCTTCTCTATACCACCTTTTGAGACACTAGCACCAGCTCCATTGCCCGAAAAAACTCCTCCATTTTATGTAAATGCACCATTAACTCCAAAACCACCCTCTTCAACCACACCATATCCTATAATCTACATACCCTTACcccctcctccaccaccttcaaAGCCCAATTTTCCTATCCAAAGCCCACCTCCAAGCATACCCGAAAGCATTTCTAGCCCACCGGCTTATTCCCCGGTCCCTAACCCACCAGAATATGTGCCTAGCCCACCTAGTAACAATCCTAGTCCACCCTATTTTGGGCCTAGCCCACCCAAACTTGTTCCAAGCCCACCAATCTATCTACCACCTCTAGTTTTCCCACCACCAACAGTACCACCACCTCCTCCACGTAAGGGGTCACAACTTGCTCAATGGTGTGTTGCTAAGCCAACGGTGCCTGATCCAATAATTCAAGAGGCCATGGACTATGCTTGTGGGTCTGGTGCAGACTGTAAGTCAATTCAGTCGAATGGGCCATGCTATCAACCAGATACTCTTCTGTCTCATGCTTCTTATGCTTTCAACAGCTACTGGCAGAACTCAAAGATTGGTGGAGGTACATGTGATTTTGGAGGGACGGCCATCCTGGTCACAGTGGATCCAA GTTTTGATGAGTGCCAATTCACCTACAATTGA
- the LOC115986671 gene encoding anthocyanidin 3-O-glucosyltransferase 2-like isoform X2 produces the protein MKRAELVFIPAPGIGHLVSKILFAKQLLDQDNRFSITVLIIKRAYGTNMDAYIHSLVASESRIKLIHLPQVDPPPQELYLRSVEKYIADLIESHKTHVKEAIINQVLPNSSSIPLAGLVVDMFCTAMIDVAHELGVPSYVFFTSSAAFLGFMFYLPKRYDQLGTEFGESDHESDIPSYVNPVPTSVLPSFVFNKEGGHACMVNHGRKFKEAKGIIVNTFLELESHAISSVLDHEIPPVYTLGPLIKLKSQTDFSLGVINQAQHEKIMKWLDDQPQSSVVFLCFGSMGSFGASQLKEIALGLEQSGHRFLWSIRCASSDDKFAAPKDCMNLEDVLPQGFLGRTSEIGMICGWAPQVEVLAHKATGAFVSHCGWNSTLESLWYGVPIATWPIYAEQQINAFEMVRDLGLAVELRLDYRVGGEVVMAEEIKKAVECVMQGDSEVRKRVKEISEKSRKAVMNGGSSSASLGRLIEDISRNMVLEEK, from the exons ATGAAGAGAGCAGAGCTTGTGTTCATCCCTGCTCCGGGAATAGGTCACCTTGTTTCCAAAATATTGTTTGCAAAACAATTACTTGACCAAGATAACCGTTTCTCAATCACTGTTCTTATTATAAAGCGAGCCTATGGAACCAACATGGATGCATACATTCACTCACTTGTTGCCTCAGAGAGCCGTATAAAGCTTATACATCTTCCTCAGGTAGACCCTCCTCCTCAAGAGCTTTACCTAAGGTCTGTTGAAAAATATATTGCTGATTTAATAGAAAGCCACAAAACCCATGTCAAAGAAGCTATCATCAAC CAAGTGTTACCCAATTCAAGTTCAATTCCACTTGCTGGGTTGGTGGTTGATATGTTTTGTACAGCCATGATTGATGTAGCACATGAACTTGGTGTACCATCTTATGTGTTCTTTACTTCTAGTGCAGCCTTTCTTGGCTTCATGTTCTACCTTCCAAAACGGTATGACCAACTGGGCACTGAGTTTGGAGAATCAGATCATGAATCAGACATACCGAGTTATGTGAACCCGGTTcctacaagtgtcttgccttcaTTTGTGTTCAATAAGGAAGGTGGGCACGCTTGCATGGTAAACCATGGAAGAAAGTTTAAGGAGGCAAAGGGTATTAttgtcaatacgtttttggagCTCGAATCCCACGCGATAAGCTCAGTTTTAGACCATGAAATACCTCCTGTTTACACGCTGGGGCCTTTGATTAAGCTCAAGAGTCAGACTGATTTTAGTCTTGGGGTCATTAATCAAGCTCAACATGAGAAGATCATGAAATGGCTTGATGATCAGCCTCAATCTTCGGTGGTGTTCCTATGTTTTGGAAGCATGGGCAGCTTTGGTGCATCCCAATTGAAAGAGATTGCACTTGGGCTCGAGCAAAGTGGCCACAGGTTCTTATGGTCCATACGTTGTGCATCCTCAGATGATAAGTTTGCAGCACCTAAAGATTGTATGAATCTTGAGGATGTCTTGCCACAAGGTTTTTTGGGAAGGACAAGCGAAATTGGAATGATATGTGGGTGGGCCCCACAAGTGGAGGTCTTGGCCCACAAAGCTACAGGAGCGTTTGTGTCACATTGTGGATGGAACTCAACCTTGGAGAGTTTATGGTATGGTGTACCTATTGCCACATGGCCAATTTATGCAGAACAACAAATTAATGCTTTTGAGATGGTGAGGGATTTGGGGTTAGCCGTGGAGTTGAGATTGGATTATAGAGTTGGTGGTGAGGTTGTGATGGCTGAGGAAATTAAGAAAGCAGTGGAATGTGTGATGCAAGGTGATAGTGAGGTGAGGAAAAGGGTCAAAGAGATTAGTGAAAAGAGTAGGAAGGCAGTGATGAATGGTGGATCTTCATCTGCTTCTCTTGGACGGTTGATTGAGGATATATCCAGAAACATGGTGCTTGAGGAGAAGTGA